The bacterium DNA window AGCGGCAGCCTGGTAGCGGATGAGTACACGATTGAGAACGTCAAGGGCGCCCGCGTTGCTTATGTCGGCTTGTGTGGATCAAAGGAGACCATGCGAATTGACTCGACCAAGCTCCCTGCAGGCGTGACCGTGGATGACCCGCTGACGACGGCTCGTCGTGTCCTGCCGGACTTGCATGACAAAGCCGACCTGATTCTTGTGCTGTCCACCTGCGGGGATCAAACGGACAGTATTATCGCCAAGGAGTTTCCTTTCGTGAACGCGGTTATTGGTGGACGCAGCTTCCGCGCCAACGAAGACGCACCGTGGTTGATTGGTGAAACGCGCGTCGTCCGCGCCCAGCGCGACGGCCGCACGCTTGGCCGGTTGGATTTCGTTTTCGGGAAGGATGCTGTGGTGACCAAAGTGGAAGCCAAACGCATCAATATGGAGACAACGGATCCGTCCGACGATGGTATGCTGGCTCTAATTCGCGAGAAGATTCCCGCGTTCGTGGACAATCCGCAGGACGGAGTGCGTATCAAGCCTACCACTGCGGGCGTGACGGGCTGATCGGAATAGCAACGATAAATAGAAGCGGCGGCTCCACTGGAGCCGCCGCTTTTTCTTTGCCGTCAAAGGTCATCGCTTAAGGCAATTTTCCCGCTGCGCGCATGATCACTTCCCACTCGTCTTGCGGCAGTTCACGCGCGTGCTCAATCAGCAGATCAGGAATGCCTTCGACAAAGGAGTATGCACGGCGCGTCGCACGGTCGGTCGAGACCAAAGCGTCACCATGCTCAATCAAAGTTGACTTTGACAGCGGACACACGAGGATCGCGAGGAGTTCGGAGTCAATGCTCGTCATCGGCTCAGGCCACCGTGATGCTCTGGTCCAGATAAACATCCTGAATTGCGTTGAGAAGTTCAACGCCATCCTTAAACGGTTTCTGGAATGCCTTGCGGCCGCTAATCAAACCCATGCCTCCGGCCCGCTTGTTAATCACGGCAGTCTTTACCGCGTCGGCGAGGTCGTTATTCCCGGCGGCGCCGCCTGAGTTGATCAAGCCGCAGCGGCCCATGTAGCAATTCACAACCTGCCAGCGCGTCCAATCAATCGGATGCTCCTTGACCAACTCGCCGTACACACGCTTATGCGTCTTGCCGAAGTTGACGGCGTTGTAGCCGCCGTTATTTTCCGGCATCTTCTGCTTGATGATGTCCGCTTCAATCGTTACGCCGAGGTGATTGGCCTGCCCGGTTAAGTCCGCGGAAAGGTGATAGTCTACTTCCTTTTTGAACGCCGGGTTGCGCGTGTAGCACCACAGGACGGTGAACAGTCCGAGCTTGTGTGCCGCTTCAAACATCTTGCGTACTTCCTGAATCTGGCGGCCACTCTCGTCCGACCCGAAGTAGATCGTCGCTCCGACACCCGCCGCGCCCAGGTCATACGCTTGCTGTACCGTGGCGAATTCGATCTGGTCGAATTTGTTCGGGTAGCTCAGGAATTCGTTGTGATTGAGCTTGACGATGAAAGGAATTTTGTGCGCGTACTTGCGGCTCATGATCCCCAAGACGCCGAGGGTCGAAGCCACGCCGTTGCAGCCGCCTTCAACCGCGAGCCTGATGATGCCTTCGGGATCGAAGAACAGCGGATTCGGCGCAAACGACGCGGCGGCGCTGTGCTCAATACCTTGATCCACCGGGAACAGTGACACATAACCGGTTCCCGCCAGGCGGCCCGTATTATACATACGTTGCAGGCTGTTGATGACCGCCATCGGGCGATCAGATTGCGTCCAAACGCGATCCAGAAAATCCGGGCCCGGTAGATGCAAACTATCCTTCTTGACACCGTCCACGGAATACGTTAAGAGTGATTGGGCTTCGCTGCCCAGCAACTCCTCAATGCGAGTCGCCATAGAGTACCTTTCCCATTATCTTATGAAGTGAATAACTATGGAGCCCCGGCCTGCGACACGGCAGTCGAGCAGGTCAGGACAATGCTGTAAATGCGATAAACTGACAGGTCGTGCAGGTCGTCCCATTCGGCGGCGCCGGCGGGGAGTGGCAGGCTCGCTTCGAGAGTGAACTGCGTATCCTGCCCACCGTCAGGATTGCCATCATTTTCCGGATCGTCACAACTATAGATGTCGTAGAGTCCGGGATAGGTAGCCATCCACGACAGTCGAGTGCCGCCCGTGATAATCGCGACGGTTAGATGATCCGGCGGCGCGCAGCGTGCCGGAGTCAAACGACAGGGCGGGGGATACAGCGCGACCGGGTGCAGCCAGTCAGCGTCGGTGAAGTTGGTCATGGCAATCTTCCCGCCCGCCGTGTCCTCAATCGCGGCCACACCATAGCCCTGCAAGCTGTTGCTGTCAGGCGTGCACCATGCGACTGGCACGAAGCCCGGCCCTGGTTGCGGCCCATCATAGCCGGGATCCAGATCCTCGTAACACTGAACGAAGTCATTCGGTGAGCCTTGGTGGACGACCAACAGATGGTTGGAGAGGTGAGCATAGTCCGCACCGGCGCACGACAAGGACTGATTCGGGCTTTGCTGCGGCAGCACGTGTGGTCCTTGAATGACCGAAGGTTGGAGCGGATTGCTCAAATTGAGCTCGAAGGCCCGCGAGTGCCCGGTGTTGGATGAATCGCGCACAAACACCCACATGTGATTATGCGTCGGGTCGAAGGCCGCGCCCGACCACCGCAAAATCGTAAGTCCAGGCAAAGCCGTCCACGATTGGATCACGCCACCACCACTCGACAGCCTGTACAGGCGGCCTGTACCCGTGAAAAAGTCGGTCGTCGTGCCGCACCAGAACTCGCCTCCGTTACGTGGATCGTAGGCCAGCATGCGGCAGGCCGAGTTCTCCTGAGACTGCCAGGTAATCGGCGGCAGCGAGTCGCATGTTTGCGCGTCGTACCGCAGAATATACTGCGTGTTGCTCGTTCCAGGATAATAACTCTGATAGAATACGTTGCCCGCGCCGTCGCCTTCGCCGTCCAGATAACGGTTGCCCAGACCTCCGGGGCCGCGCAGATCAGCGTCGCAGGTTTCGTGATTGCAATCGGCGATACACACGAAATCAAGATCAAAGCTCAGCGGCTGGCCGTCCCAACTCTCCACGACGACAAAATACTCTCCGTTCGTCAGGTCGCTGGCAAACAGGGAATCCCGTCCAAAGGCCACGCATTGCCGCGGGTCGCATGTTTCCAGCAGAAAGAGTGCAACATGATCCAACGTGTCCGTCGTCGCGCGAATGGCCACGTTGCCTTGATTCGGAATCTGCATGCGGAAGATCAGTTCTGCGCCGGGAAAGCTCAAGTCACTGCAACAATACCGGCGGGCTGACCCTGATCCCGGCGCAATCACCAGATTCTCCAGCCGCACGCCCGCTTCGGCGCACGGCACATCCGCGGACATCTCACAGTCCAGCATTTGCGGCTGAGCCTGGCATGTCTGCGCGCTTTGTCCGCCACAGCTTGCGCAAAGACCGGTAAGTCGCACGTCCGCCCAGCCGACATCATCCGTTCGCACAGCAGACAACGCTCCGGCCGCCCCGGTCCATTGCTCACATGGCAACGGTGGATTGGGGTCCACACTTGCCGCAGAAAAGAGAAAGCTCGGTAAAGTCGCACCGCCGGTTACAGAATCAACGACGATGCCCAGCCAGAACGGCTCGCTCAAACAACAGCTCACTGACGAAATATCCGCATGCACATCCAATACTGTCTGGAACGCCGTCCCTCGGCGCACGCTCAAGGGAATCGAGCAGACCGGTTCAGCGGGCGGACAACACACGTCGCCAAACCCGGCGCATGCGAATAAGGCCCTTAGATAAGCCGAATCGCTGGCCGCGCCGAGCGCTTCAAAATATAGTTTGAAATCAAGTCCCTGCGGCTGCAGCGGCAGGAGCAATTCGCCCGGATCGAACCACTGATAGACGATATTGGTGTTCGGATCGAAGTAGGCTTGCAAACCGTAGAAGTTGGTAAGATCGCACACTCCCGCGCACGGCGGCACAATCACGCTATCACCCAAATCGCAAGCATAGTGAATGTCTATCGGAGGGCCGGAATAGTCGCCCCACACCGAAGTCCAATCTTCCAGAGAATCGGCCATTACGAACACTTCGCAGAGTTGAATTTCAGCGTCAACATCATCGCCCAGAAGCGTCACCCAGCTTCCTTGGCGCGTTCCTTGACTAACGATACCAACAAAGGTACCAATTGAATCAGTCAAGGCGCCTTCGAAAACAATGTCAGCGAGGAGTATCTGATCCAGCGAATCCGTGGAATCGGGCGGAAAGACAACCGAGGCGGTGCGGAAATCGCGCAGAAAACCGAGCCTCGTACATGGGTTAATTCCATCGGCTGGGCAGCGAAATTCTATCGTTAAATCCAGCGTGTCCCCCGTGCTGCCATCCGGGCGCTGGAAGCGAACTCGAATACTATCAATGCGAATCGGTTCATCAGGGGCGCACGTACCGCAGGTGCCTCTTAACCAGCAGTGTATCGCCCAGCCCGATGAAAGTCCGTGATACCGTGAATTGCCGCCTTCCAAATCAAAACCATAGTTGTGATTGCAAGGCGTCTCGTCGAGCGTGTTCCATTCGGTTCGTTCGCCTATATTCTGAGCATCAATCACGATAGGAATAACCGAAGGCAGCGGTACTCGTGCGGAAGGAGTCTCTAGCGTAATGTTGCGAGGAGACTCGATCGTGGCCGCAAATGCCAGCGTGACTGAAAACAACAAGACGAGCAGCTTCTTCACATCGTGCCTCCCGCCTTTGTACGATCCGCATGAAACATCGGGTCGAGTAATCTCGTCACCGGTTTACCGGCCAGCAGATGCCGTTCAAATATCTCGTCGCAGTCCTCCGCGTTCACAAACGAATACCACACTGCATCGGGATAAACGACCACCGATGCACCCCTGGCGCAATTCGCTAAGCAACCCGAGCTATTGATCCGGATCTTGGAGTTCAGGCCTGCCGCTTTGACCTTGTCACGTAAAAGCTGTAGTATATCGGCGCCACCTTTTGAGGCGCAACAGCCCTTCGGGTCGTCCTCGGGACGCCGGTTCTCGCAGACAAAGACATGATAGATGTAGCGGGACATAGTGAAGAGGCTTTTGATCCTGAAAGATACAATAACTTGGCGGAATTTCAAACGTTTAGCCCCCGCGGCGGCGATTCCAAAGGGAACGGTCCGGGTCGGCAATGCGTTATGATATAGACATTTATGGACATGCTTGTCACGATGAACCTGCCTTTAATTCAATTGGAGCAACTATCATGCGCACACGAATCCTCCTCGGCCTTCTATTGACCTGCACCCTTGCCTCCGCATCCCTTGCCAAGAACCGGGACAATTTCGGAATCGGCCCCTACATCGGCGAGCCCACCGGTCTCAACGCCCAGTTCTTCTGGGACAAGTCCTCCGCGCTCGACATCGGTGCGGCTTGGTCTTGGGACGAGTGGTTCCTTCTGTCCGCCGATTTTCAAATGTATGATTACATTATGGATATGCCGCGCGAGTGGAAATGGTACTACGGCGGCGGCGCCTATATGACCTTCGCCAACGACGAACACGATGACAACACGATCGGCGTGCGCGTGCCCCTTGGTCTGAAATACCATTTCCCCTATTCCATTGTAGATGTTTCGGCGGAATTCGCGCCCGGTGTCGAGCTGGCTCCCAAGACAAGGCTGTCCCTTCAGGGCGGCGTCGGCGTCACTTTCTGGCTCTGGTAAATTTGCCTTAGCGGGGAATATTCTCTAAATTCTGGTTTGCATGAAACACGAGGCAAACGCATGACACCGCTGGAAAAATTGCTGGCTGCCCGCCGCCGCTGGGAGGCCGACTTCTCGGGCAAAGGTGGACCGGGTAACGGCCGGAAGTTCGTGACGACTTCGAGCATGGAGATACCTCCTCTGTCATGGACGGAGGATCCGTCACAGGCTGAGCAGTACATGTCCAAGCTCGGTTTTCCGGGTCAGTATCCCTATACTCGCGGCGTCCATGCCAGCATGTACCGTGGTAAGTGGTGGACCATGCGCCAATTTAGCGGATTTGCCACTCCAGAAGAGACCAACCAGCGTTACCGCTACATTCTCGAACAGGGCGGCGACGGCCTATCGGTGGCTTTTGATCTGCCGACCTTAATGGGTCGGGACCCGGACTCGGAGTGGTCGCTCGGTGAGGTTGGAAAGTGCGGTGTTTCGGTGGCTTCGCTGGAAGATGCGGAGATTCTGTTTAAGGACATCCCGTTAGGCCAGATCACGACATCCATGACGATCAACGCCCCGGCCGCGATCATCTGGGCCTTTTATATCGCGGCCGCCGAGAAGCAGGGCTGGAAACGGTCGGAGCTGGGCGGAACGCTGCAGAACGATATTCTGAAAGAGTATATCGCTCAGAAGGAATTCATCTACCCGCCAAAGCCATCGTTGAAACTGGTGGTGGATACCATTGAATTCGCGACGCGCGAAATGCCGAAATTCAACCCGGTCTCGATTTCCGGCTACCACATCCGCGAGGCTGGTTCGACGGCCATCCAGGAATTGGCGTTTACGTTGGCGGACGGATTTACGTATGTTGAAGCCGCGTTGGAGCGCGGGCTCGCGGTGGACGAGTTCGCCCCGCGGCTGTCGCACTTTTTCAACTCCCATCTGGACTTCTTCGAAGAGATTGGGAAATTTCGCGCCGCCCGCCGAATTTGGGCCCAGCGGATGAAGGAAAAGTACGGTGCACAGAACGAACGTTCGCTCCTTTGCCGTTTCCATACTCAAACTGCGGGTTGCAGTTTGCAAGCGCAACAACCGGAAGTTAACCTGATTCGTACCGCCACCGAGGCCCTGGCGGCCGTGTTGGGCGGCACTCAGAGCCTGCACACGAACTCCATGGACGAGACGCTCGCGCTTCCGAGCGAAAAGGCCGTGACCTTAGCCATGCGGACGCAGCAGGTTCTCAAGCACGAGGTCCTCGCCGGTGCGCCGATAGACCCGTTAGGCGGCAGCTACTTCGTGGAGTGGATGACCGACAAAATGGAAGACGGTGCCAACCAGTATTTTGATCGCATTGACGCCATGGGCGGTGTCGTTGCGGCCATCGAAGGTGGCTTTTTCCAGCGGGAATTGGCCCGGGCCGCGCAAGTCTATCAATCAGAATTCGACAAAGGCGAACGCGTCCTCGTCGGGGTCAACCGCTATGTGCATGCCGACGAGCAGATTGATATTCCGATCCTTGATATTTCGGAGGAACAGTGTCGCACGCAGCAGGTAAACAAGCTGAATGCCCTCCGCCGCCGGCGGGATGGCCGGGCGGTGCAAGAGTGCCTCGACAATATCAAACTCGCGGCCGACAAG harbors:
- a CDS encoding bifunctional metallophosphatase/5'-nucleotidase — translated: MNLALVLFLVLGAVLSSGCGAKVAEGTIVTVLYSSETRGKIEGCGCKKNGGGITKRAAKVREARTADASVVYCDAGNFLTGTPEVDNTHGELSVAAHNHMGTNVVNISERELALGMDAFTAARKTADFKFVSSNVRSSGSLVADEYTIENVKGARVAYVGLCGSKETMRIDSTKLPAGVTVDDPLTTARRVLPDLHDKADLILVLSTCGDQTDSIIAKEFPFVNAVIGGRSFRANEDAPWLIGETRVVRAQRDGRTLGRLDFVFGKDAVVTKVEAKRINMETTDPSDDGMLALIREKIPAFVDNPQDGVRIKPTTAGVTG
- a CDS encoding class I fructose-bisphosphate aldolase, which gives rise to MATRIEELLGSEAQSLLTYSVDGVKKDSLHLPGPDFLDRVWTQSDRPMAVINSLQRMYNTGRLAGTGYVSLFPVDQGIEHSAAASFAPNPLFFDPEGIIRLAVEGGCNGVASTLGVLGIMSRKYAHKIPFIVKLNHNEFLSYPNKFDQIEFATVQQAYDLGAAGVGATIYFGSDESGRQIQEVRKMFEAAHKLGLFTVLWCYTRNPAFKKEVDYHLSADLTGQANHLGVTIEADIIKQKMPENNGGYNAVNFGKTHKRVYGELVKEHPIDWTRWQVVNCYMGRCGLINSGGAAGNNDLADAVKTAVINKRAGGMGLISGRKAFQKPFKDGVELLNAIQDVYLDQSITVA
- a CDS encoding (2Fe-2S) ferredoxin domain-containing protein; the encoded protein is MSRYIYHVFVCENRRPEDDPKGCCASKGGADILQLLRDKVKAAGLNSKIRINSSGCLANCARGASVVVYPDAVWYSFVNAEDCDEIFERHLLAGKPVTRLLDPMFHADRTKAGGTM
- a CDS encoding methylmalonyl-CoA mutase, yielding MTPLEKLLAARRRWEADFSGKGGPGNGRKFVTTSSMEIPPLSWTEDPSQAEQYMSKLGFPGQYPYTRGVHASMYRGKWWTMRQFSGFATPEETNQRYRYILEQGGDGLSVAFDLPTLMGRDPDSEWSLGEVGKCGVSVASLEDAEILFKDIPLGQITTSMTINAPAAIIWAFYIAAAEKQGWKRSELGGTLQNDILKEYIAQKEFIYPPKPSLKLVVDTIEFATREMPKFNPVSISGYHIREAGSTAIQELAFTLADGFTYVEAALERGLAVDEFAPRLSHFFNSHLDFFEEIGKFRAARRIWAQRMKEKYGAQNERSLLCRFHTQTAGCSLQAQQPEVNLIRTATEALAAVLGGTQSLHTNSMDETLALPSEKAVTLAMRTQQVLKHEVLAGAPIDPLGGSYFVEWMTDKMEDGANQYFDRIDAMGGVVAAIEGGFFQRELARAAQVYQSEFDKGERVLVGVNRYVHADEQIDIPILDISEEQCRTQQVNKLNALRRRRDGRAVQECLDNIKLAADKDLNLMPHLIAGAHAYCTLGEMVDTLKEVYSEYEEPVAF